The genomic window GTGGCCTCCACCGCTGGCTGTGTGCTGCTCTTGCGTGGCTGGCGGGCGCTGGGCAAAAACCTGCCGGACGTGCCGTGGATCGGCATCGGGCCTCTGCTGCTCCTGATCCTCGTCGTGCTGGTCGCGGGCTGGCAGGTGCGGCGCTATGCCCGGTATCGCACGCAGGAGGGTGCGTCGAGGCGGGCGCCCCAGCGCGTCACCCCCCAGCGCGCCCGGGGCACTCTGGTCGCGGGTCAGTCGGCCGCGCTCGGCGGTGGTGCCCTAGTCGGCTGGTATCTCGCCATCGCCCTCGTCCACCTGCCCAACGTCGACGTGGTCTCAGTGCGGCAGATGGTGGTGCGGGCCGCGATCAGCGCCCTCGTGGCGCTCGCACTGGCAGGCGCCGGGCTGCTGACTCAGCACTGGTGCCGGCTGCCGCCAGGCGAGAACGATGACGACGAGGACGAGCCGCCGCGCGGCGTCAGCTACGTCTCCTAGCGGTCGCTCGCAAAGCGCCCTACCTCGGCGTTTACGCAGGTCAGGGCTTTGTCGGTGGTGTGTGGTTGAGTGTTTGGTATGGCGATCACGGGGACTGGGGTGGGAGTCGGGGAAGCGTTCTCCGGCTCGGGTTCCCTGACGCCGGAGATGGTCGAGTTGATGTTCGCGCAGTGGGAGCGGGAGCAGGCCAGCGATGACTGGGAGGCCGCGCGGGACGCGGCTCAGTGGCGCGCGATAGATGAGGCCCTGGCCCAGGAGCAGGTGTCAGGGTGGGCGGCTGAGGAGCTGGCGGGAGGGTTGGTTGCTGCGGGGCGGGGCCTGGACCGGGCGGGGGTCGACGCGGATGAGCTGGTGCGGGTCTTTGACGCCTCGATGAGCGATGGTCTTGAGGCGGTGGGGCAGTTGCGGGCGAGGTTGGACGGGATTGCTTTCTCGTTGGCGTTCGAGGCCGCGTCGCGGGGGTTGCACACCGCGGTGGGGCTCTCGTTGGTGGACTGGTTGCGGGTGCGGTGTCCGATGCTCTCGAAGCAGGAGGCGTGCCAGGTCCAGGACGTGGTCCGCGCCGCGGGACACCATTGGGGTGCGCCGTTGGCTGAGGCGGTCCGCACGGGGACCGGGGCGGTGCACCGGGTGGCGAAAGTCGCTAGGACGATGCGCCGGCTGGCGGGTTCGTTGGATGTGGATCAGCAGCAGGACTACGCGAAGATCGCCACCGGCGCGGCGACTAACCCGGGCATCAGTGACCAGGACCTGGATGTGGTGTGCCAGAAGTTGTTGATCGACCTGTTGGATGAGAAGCCGCGTGAGGAGGCCAAGGCCACCGCCCAGGAACTGCGGCGGGTCACCTCGCGGCCGCTGGGTCGGGGGATGACCCGGTTCACCGTCGATGCCCCGGAAGGGGATGCGGGGCTCATCGACGGGGTGCTGTGCGGTCCGTTGGCCGCGCCGACACCGGCTGAGGACGGGACACCGGATGGGCGGATGCCGGGGCAGCGGAAGTATGACGCGTTCTGGTTGACGTTCAACCGTGGCACGTCCAACCCTGGTGCCCCGCCCTCGTCGGCGCGGGCGTCGGTGATCGTGACGGTCAAGGCGGACCCGGCGACCGGGCGGCCTGAGGGGGCGGCGGTCAGCAGCACCGGTGCGGTGATGGACGCGGCCCAGGCGGGACGGTTGGCGTGTGTGGGGGATGTGACCCCGATCGTCCTGGGTGAGCACGGCGAACCCCTCGCGCTGGGGCGCACGGTGCGGTTGGCGACACCGGGGCAGTTCAAGGCGCTGATGGTCCGTGACGGGCAGTGCACCTATCCGGGGTGTTCGGTGCCCGGGACGTGGTGCGATTCGCATCACCTGATCTGGTGGTGTCGTGGTGGCGGCACCGACCTCGAACTCTTGGTCTTACTCTGCCCTCGGCATCACACGTTGGTCCACGACCAAGACCTGATGGCCACCATCACCGGCTCCGTCGTGACCTGGCACGTGTGAACACCACGCCCCACAGCCCGGCCCCACGGCCGGGCCTTCAAGCATGTCCGGCCTCGGTCCAGGGCGCGCTTTCGGGCGCCGTCGTGGTCCAGGTTGGCCTTTGGCACAGTCGCGGTCCAGGCCTGGCATCCGGGCGTGGGCCGGGCAGTCGACCGCCGAGAGCTACTTGTCGATGTCGCCGACGACGAAGAACGTGGACCCGAGGATCGCCACCATGTCGCCGATCAGGGCTCCGGGCAGCAACTCGGACAGCACCTGGACGTTGTTGAAGGACGCCGACCGCAGCTTCAGCCGCCACGGCACCTTGTCGCCGCGGCTGACCAGGAAGTAGCCGTTGAGCCCGAGCGGGTTCTCCGTCGCCTGGTAGTGCTCGCCCTCCGGCACCTTGAGCACCTTGGGCAGCTTTACGTCAATCGGGCCGTCCGGCAGTCCGCGCAGCACCTCCGTGCACCGCTCCGCCAGGTCGAGACTCACCTCCACCTGCTCCAGCAGCACCTCGAGCCGGGCATAGCAGTCGCCGGCGGTGCGGGTGACCACGCGCCCGGGGCCATCTGGGCCGAAGAGCTCGGCATAGGCGAGGTAGGGCTCGTCGCGCCGCAGGTCGATGTCGAGCCCGGAGGCCCGCGCGATCGGTCCGGACACGCCATACTGCCGCGCCTGTTCGGTGGTCAGCACACCGACGCCCACGGTGCGCCCACGCAGGATCGGGTTGTCGATCAGCATTGCCGCCACGTCTGGCAGCCGCCGTCGCACTGCCGACACAGCCATGTCGACTCGGTCCAGCCAGCCCTCGGGGATGTCCTCGCGCAGCCCGCCGACCTGCGCGATCATGTAGTGCATCCGGCCGCCCGAGATCTCCTCCATCACGGCCTGCAGCTCCTCGCGCTCCCGGAACGCATAGAAGATCGGCGTGATCGCGCCCAGCTCGAGCGGGTAGGACCCCAGGAACATCAGGTGGTTCAGCGCGCGGTTGAGCTCGGCCAGCAAGGTGCGCGCCCAAGTCGCTCGTTCGGGCACCTCCATGCCCAGCATCGACTCCACGGCCAGAGCGACGCCGATCTCGTTGCTGAACGCCGACAGCCAGTCGTGCCGGTTGGCCAGCACCATGATCTGTCGATAGTCGCGCACCTCGAAAAGCTTCTCCGCCCCACGGTGCATGTAGCCCACGATCGGCTCGGCGGCCACGATCCGCTCACCGTCGGCGGTGATGCGCAGACGCAGGACGCCATGGGTTGCCGGGTGCTGTGGGCCGATGTTGAGCACCATCACGGTGGTGGTCAGCCCAGCAGTCCCCAGCCCGATGTCCAGTTCCCTGTGCGGCACCCGACCCACGCTAGCCGAGGTCGCCCGATCGGCGGAGCGTCGTGGCCCACCAGAAGGCGCCGAGTCCCGTCGGTGCGGTCAGCGTCGCCAGTGCGTTGGCACGCTGCAGCTCCAGCAGATAGGCACTCGGATCGGCCCGGGCCAGGTCCTGGTCCGGCAGCGGCCGGCGACCCAGCAGGTCGTGCAGGATGTCGCGCTGGCGGACCAGGCGGTCGGCGCCGAGCGCGTCGACCGCGACGTGTGCCGTCAGGTCGCAGGAACCGTCGGGCACCGGTGGCACGCTCACGCCGTCGCGGTATCCGATGAGCGTTCCCTCCACCGGCCGGTCATCGCGGGTGTGTCCGTAGTCCACGGCGACCACCAGTCCGCTCAGCACCCGCGAGCAGAGGTCGGCGTATGCCGTGTCCCGGGGGCGGCCGATCTCGGCCCGGCGCACGTGGTCCGGGACATGGGTGTCGAGCCAGTCCAGGTCGGCTCCCGACACCAGCTCGTCCGCTCGCTCGTCGCCCGTCGCAGGGTCGACCGTGACATAGCGCCACGGACCGTCAGGGGAGCGCAGAACCACCGGGCAGGGGACGACGTCGAGCCACTCGTGAGCGATGACCAGCACGTCGTCCAGTCCAGCGAGCTCCGCAGGGAGGCCGAGGCCACCGGGGGAGCGCAGCCAGTCGACACCGTCAGGCAGGTTGCTCGGACGGTCCACCACGTCGACGCCCCGCAGCGTCCGAGTGCGGTCAATGCTGTGCAACTCTCGCAGGAGCTCGCCGCGGCCCGCACCGATCTCCACGATGGTGCTCAGCCCATGTCGATCGGCCAGCGCCACGACTGCCTGGGCAAGGACCTGCCCGGTCCCTGGGATCCCCTGGGCAGAGGTCGAGAAGTGTCCGGCTGGTCCCTCGGCACGCCGATAGAAGCCTTCAACGCCATAGAGCGCCTCCTGCCAGGCGGCCTGCCACGAGGTCCACGTCACGACCCCTAGTCTCGCGCGTCCCCTAGTCTCGCGCGTCGGGAGAGTGACGCTGCGCTGGGCCGGGGCAGGAGGCATGGTGGACCTGTGCGCGAACACTTACAGGTGGGAGTCTCACCTGCCACCGACCCATCAGGAGACAACCGCATGAGCGCTCCAGTGACAGGTGGGAGCGCCCACAGCACGACCGAGAGCCCGATTGGCACCCTCACGCTCGTGACGGACGGGGATGCGCTGACCGGCCTCTACATGGAGAGCCACCGGCACGCGCCCGACCCGCAGTCGTGGGGGCCGTCGCGGGCCCCCGCTGAGTCGGCGCCGGTGGTCCGCGCTGCGATCAGCCAGCTGTCGGCATACTTCAGGGGCGAGCTCACGCACTTCGACCTCGCGCTGGCACCCAGCGGGACGCTATTCCAGAAGCAGGTCTGGGAGCAGCTGCTGCGGATCCCCTATGGCGAGACCGCCAGTTATGGAGAGCTGGCCGCGCTGCTCGGCAACCCGGGTGCCTCACGTGCGGTCGGGCTGGCCAACGGGCGCAACCCGATCTCGATCATCGTGCCGTGCCACCGCGTCGTCGGCGCGGCGGGTCAGCTGACGGGGTATGGCGGGGGCCTGGAGCGCAAGCAGGTCCTGTTGGCGCTGGAGCAGCGGGTCGCGGGCCACTCGCTGTGGTGAGCTCGCGGGCGTCAGTCGCGTGAGTCCCTTGAGTCGGCGGTGGCCGCGACGGCTGTCCCTGTGTCCTCCGGCGAGCCGGCTTTGGGGGATGGCGTGTGCCGCTGGGTAGTCTGGGGCAGTGACTCAGAGCCCTGCCACCGATCCCGACGCCACGCCGGCTACCGACGTCCCCGAGCAGGTCCGGGTGCGCACCGCCAAGCGGGCACAGTTGCTGGAGGCAGGGATCGAGCCCTACCCCGTGCAGGTTCCGGTCACCCACACCATCGCCGAGGTCCGCGAGCGCTGGGGGCACCTGGAGACGGGCGAGGAGACGACCGACGAGGTCGGGGTCGCCGGCCGGGTGGTCTTCGTCCGCAACACCGGCAAGCTCTGCTTCGCGAGCATCCAGTCTGGTGACGGCACCCGCCTGCAGGTCATGCTCAGCCTGGCAGTGGTCGGTGAGGAGTCCCTCGCGTCGTGGAAGTCGCTCGTCGACCTGGGCGACCACGTCTTTGTGCACGGCCGGGTCATCTCCAGCCGACGCGGTGAGCTGTCGGTGATGGCCACGTCGTGGCAGATGGCGAGCAAGTCGCTGCGACCGCTGCCGGTGCTGCACAAGGAGCTCTCCGAGGAGCAGCGGGTGCGGCGCAGGTATGTCGACCTGATCGTGCGTGACGAGGCTCGCCAGATGGTGCTGGACCGGGCCGCCGTCATCCGCGCGATCCGTCGGACTCTCGAGGACGACGGCTTCATCGAGATCGAGACGCCGGTGCTGCAGTCGGTCCACGGGGGGGCCACGGCACGCCCGTTCCACACCCACCTGAATGCCTTCGACCTGCCGGTGACAATGCGCATTGCGCTTGAGCTGCACCTCAAGAGGGCGGTCGTCGGTGGCATTGAGCGGGTCTATGAGATTGGGCGGGTCTTCCGCAACGAAGGGATTGACTCCTCCCACAGCCCGGAGTTCACGATGCTGGAGGCCTATCAGGCCTACGGTGATCAGACGACGATGGCAGATCTCACTCAGCGGATGATCTTGGCCGCTGCCGACGCTATGGGTGGTCGACAGATCGACACTCCCGAAGGTGTCGTCGATCTTGATGGTGAGTGGCGATGGTTGCCCTTCTATGAGGCCTTGTCCGCCGAGCTCGGGATGCAAATTGACATTTCAACAAAGGCCGATGAGCTGACCCGCCTTGCCGCCGAGCGAGAGGTGCCTGTTGACCCCTCGTGGGACGAGCAGAAGATTGCGCTGGAACTCTTTGGCGAACTCGTGGAGCCCCACATCATCCAGCCGACCTTCGTCTGCGACTTCCCCGCAGCCGCGCAGCCATTGGCGCGACCGCACCGGTCTGAGCCCGGCGTGATCGAGGCCTGGGACCTGATTATCGGCGGCACGGAGCGGGGCACGGCCTTTTCGGAGCTGATCGACCCCGTGATCCAGCGGGAGCGGCTCATGGAGCAGTCCCGACGTGCTGCGCAGGGCGATGACGAAGCCATGGAGCTGGACGAGGACTTCTTGCGTGCCCTAGAGCATGCGGCGCCACCCATGGGCGGTCTCGGGATCGGCATCGACCGGGTGCTCATGCTCCTGGCTGGCGTGGGAATCCGGGAAACCATCCTCTTCCCCTTTGTGAAGCCGGAGGCCTGAGATGGGCTGGTGGGACACCCTGTGGCCCATTGTCGCAGCGCTGCTGCCATCGGCGGGCCTGCTCTTCCTCTTCTATGTGATAATGCGCCGCATCATAGAGGCGGATAGACGTGAACGTGCCGCCGAACGGCGTTGGCAGGCCGAGCGGGATGCGGCGAGGAGCAACTCCGAGACCGATCGTTCCTGAACGCGTTGTGGATTAAGCCATCGACTTGTCCCATTCCTTGTGGGACAGTATCTTTAGACTTATCGTTTTAGCGATCATGACCCAATCATTCGAAGGAGACCACATGGCCCAGCGCGTGCAAGTGATTTTGGTGGACGACCTCAACGGCGGAGAAGCGACGGAAACTGTCGAGTTCGCACTGGACGGCGTCACCTACGAGCTCGACCTGTCGGACGAGAACGCGACGAAGCTCCGCGACGACTTTGCCCAGTGGATCGGCGTGGCCCGACGTTCCGGCGGGCGTCGCCAGGTCCGCCGCGGCGCAGGTGGCTCCGGCGCGTCCCGCGAAGAACTTGCCCGGATCCGCGACTGGGGTCGCGCCAACGGCTTCAAGGTCAGTGACCGCGGTCGGGTGTCGCGCGAGCTGCAGGACGCCTACGCCGCGGCCAACTGAGCCAGCGCAGCACTCAGCACGCGACAGGCCGGGGCGGACCGACATGGTCCGCCCCGGCCTGAGCTCTGTCACACGAACGCGTCGAAACGGACCTGGGTCAGCGCCGCTGTGCCGTCGGCGGCCGTCGTGATCTCGTCCCAGCTCCGCGGTGTCGCGACCTGGGGACGGTCCCGGCCCCGCATCGACCAGGGGCAGATCGTTGTCTTGGCCGCGTTGTTCTGCGACCAGTCGAGGAACACCTTGCCGGCCCGCCGGGCCTTGGTCATCTGCCACAGGACCAGGTCGGGGTGCTGCTCGGTGAGTTGTTGAGCCAGGGCCTTGGTCACGGCGCTGACCTCGTCGGAGGTCCGCTCACCGTCGAGCGCGGCATACAGCTGCATGCCCTTGCTGCCGC from Ornithinimicrobium cryptoxanthini includes these protein-coding regions:
- a CDS encoding DUF3180 family protein, whose product is MSDIAGVRASAVAMVAVASTAGCVLLLRGWRALGKNLPDVPWIGIGPLLLLILVVLVAGWQVRRYARYRTQEGASRRAPQRVTPQRARGTLVAGQSAALGGGALVGWYLAIALVHLPNVDVVSVRQMVVRAAISALVALALAGAGLLTQHWCRLPPGENDDDEDEPPRGVSYVS
- a CDS encoding HNH endonuclease signature motif containing protein; its protein translation is MAITGTGVGVGEAFSGSGSLTPEMVELMFAQWEREQASDDWEAARDAAQWRAIDEALAQEQVSGWAAEELAGGLVAAGRGLDRAGVDADELVRVFDASMSDGLEAVGQLRARLDGIAFSLAFEAASRGLHTAVGLSLVDWLRVRCPMLSKQEACQVQDVVRAAGHHWGAPLAEAVRTGTGAVHRVAKVARTMRRLAGSLDVDQQQDYAKIATGAATNPGISDQDLDVVCQKLLIDLLDEKPREEAKATAQELRRVTSRPLGRGMTRFTVDAPEGDAGLIDGVLCGPLAAPTPAEDGTPDGRMPGQRKYDAFWLTFNRGTSNPGAPPSSARASVIVTVKADPATGRPEGAAVSSTGAVMDAAQAGRLACVGDVTPIVLGEHGEPLALGRTVRLATPGQFKALMVRDGQCTYPGCSVPGTWCDSHHLIWWCRGGGTDLELLVLLCPRHHTLVHDQDLMATITGSVVTWHV
- a CDS encoding NADH-quinone oxidoreductase subunit D; this translates as MVLNIGPQHPATHGVLRLRITADGERIVAAEPIVGYMHRGAEKLFEVRDYRQIMVLANRHDWLSAFSNEIGVALAVESMLGMEVPERATWARTLLAELNRALNHLMFLGSYPLELGAITPIFYAFREREELQAVMEEISGGRMHYMIAQVGGLREDIPEGWLDRVDMAVSAVRRRLPDVAAMLIDNPILRGRTVGVGVLTTEQARQYGVSGPIARASGLDIDLRRDEPYLAYAELFGPDGPGRVVTRTAGDCYARLEVLLEQVEVSLDLAERCTEVLRGLPDGPIDVKLPKVLKVPEGEHYQATENPLGLNGYFLVSRGDKVPWRLKLRSASFNNVQVLSELLPGALIGDMVAILGSTFFVVGDIDK
- a CDS encoding SAM-dependent methyltransferase; the encoded protein is MTWTSWQAAWQEALYGVEGFYRRAEGPAGHFSTSAQGIPGTGQVLAQAVVALADRHGLSTIVEIGAGRGELLRELHSIDRTRTLRGVDVVDRPSNLPDGVDWLRSPGGLGLPAELAGLDDVLVIAHEWLDVVPCPVVLRSPDGPWRYVTVDPATGDERADELVSGADLDWLDTHVPDHVRRAEIGRPRDTAYADLCSRVLSGLVVAVDYGHTRDDRPVEGTLIGYRDGVSVPPVPDGSCDLTAHVAVDALGADRLVRQRDILHDLLGRRPLPDQDLARADPSAYLLELQRANALATLTAPTGLGAFWWATTLRRSGDLG
- a CDS encoding methylated-DNA--[protein]-cysteine S-methyltransferase, with the protein product MSAPVTGGSAHSTTESPIGTLTLVTDGDALTGLYMESHRHAPDPQSWGPSRAPAESAPVVRAAISQLSAYFRGELTHFDLALAPSGTLFQKQVWEQLLRIPYGETASYGELAALLGNPGASRAVGLANGRNPISIIVPCHRVVGAAGQLTGYGGGLERKQVLLALEQRVAGHSLW
- the lysS gene encoding lysine--tRNA ligase, which encodes MTQSPATDPDATPATDVPEQVRVRTAKRAQLLEAGIEPYPVQVPVTHTIAEVRERWGHLETGEETTDEVGVAGRVVFVRNTGKLCFASIQSGDGTRLQVMLSLAVVGEESLASWKSLVDLGDHVFVHGRVISSRRGELSVMATSWQMASKSLRPLPVLHKELSEEQRVRRRYVDLIVRDEARQMVLDRAAVIRAIRRTLEDDGFIEIETPVLQSVHGGATARPFHTHLNAFDLPVTMRIALELHLKRAVVGGIERVYEIGRVFRNEGIDSSHSPEFTMLEAYQAYGDQTTMADLTQRMILAAADAMGGRQIDTPEGVVDLDGEWRWLPFYEALSAELGMQIDISTKADELTRLAAEREVPVDPSWDEQKIALELFGELVEPHIIQPTFVCDFPAAAQPLARPHRSEPGVIEAWDLIIGGTERGTAFSELIDPVIQRERLMEQSRRAAQGDDEAMELDEDFLRALEHAAPPMGGLGIGIDRVLMLLAGVGIRETILFPFVKPEA
- a CDS encoding histone-like nucleoid-structuring protein Lsr2; translated protein: MAQRVQVILVDDLNGGEATETVEFALDGVTYELDLSDENATKLRDDFAQWIGVARRSGGRRQVRRGAGGSGASREELARIRDWGRANGFKVSDRGRVSRELQDAYAAAN